Proteins encoded by one window of Nocardioides euryhalodurans:
- a CDS encoding lipopolysaccharide biosynthesis protein has product MSWDQDTADAPSAVPSPVRGGAQIAVAMAVMNIATYGYTILAARVLGPEQYGGVAAVMNLLLVVSVIALALQATAARRISADAAHVDQIERGILRVSWQAALAAGAVLLVLTPVIERVLRLESFWTALLVALTAIPLTVMGGQAGVLQGERRWAALGAVYVAAGVPRLALGVALLVWSPSEFSAVLAVSVGCVFPVVVGWWALRHEREPGAVADRHSGRAILTESLANSQTLLAFFALSNLDIVVARNVLTPHDSGLYAGGLILTKAMLFLPQFVVVVAFPAMAREGQRDSALVRSITAIGVLGTVGTVACWLLPEVALVFIGGQEFAEITGQLWLFALLGTVLAMVQLLVYAVLARQGRRSSLLIWAALLAMVAAGATAGSVTELVVRVIVVDAILLALLLGLTARLVRRDRTLARS; this is encoded by the coding sequence GTGAGCTGGGACCAGGACACCGCGGACGCGCCGTCCGCCGTCCCGTCCCCGGTGAGGGGCGGCGCCCAGATCGCCGTCGCCATGGCCGTCATGAACATCGCGACCTACGGCTACACGATCCTCGCGGCCCGCGTCCTCGGCCCCGAGCAGTACGGCGGCGTGGCCGCGGTCATGAACCTCCTGCTCGTCGTGAGCGTGATCGCGCTGGCGCTGCAGGCCACCGCGGCCCGCCGGATCTCCGCGGACGCCGCCCACGTCGACCAGATCGAGCGGGGCATCCTCCGTGTCAGCTGGCAGGCCGCCCTGGCAGCCGGCGCCGTCCTGCTTGTCCTCACACCGGTGATCGAGCGGGTGCTGCGCCTCGAGAGCTTCTGGACCGCGTTGCTGGTCGCGCTCACCGCGATCCCGCTCACCGTGATGGGCGGGCAGGCCGGGGTGCTGCAGGGCGAGCGGCGGTGGGCTGCGCTCGGGGCGGTCTACGTCGCGGCCGGCGTACCGCGTCTCGCGCTCGGTGTCGCACTGCTGGTGTGGTCGCCCAGCGAGTTCTCCGCCGTGCTGGCCGTCTCGGTCGGCTGCGTCTTCCCCGTCGTCGTCGGCTGGTGGGCCCTGCGCCACGAGCGCGAGCCCGGTGCGGTCGCCGACCGCCACAGCGGCCGCGCCATCCTCACCGAGTCGCTGGCCAACTCCCAGACGCTGCTGGCCTTCTTCGCCCTCTCCAACCTCGACATCGTCGTCGCCCGCAACGTGCTCACGCCCCACGACAGCGGTCTCTACGCCGGCGGGCTGATCCTCACCAAGGCGATGCTGTTCCTGCCGCAGTTCGTCGTGGTCGTCGCCTTCCCTGCGATGGCGCGCGAGGGGCAGCGCGACTCCGCCCTGGTACGCAGCATCACCGCCATCGGCGTGCTGGGGACGGTCGGGACGGTCGCGTGCTGGCTGCTGCCGGAGGTGGCGCTGGTCTTCATCGGCGGCCAGGAGTTCGCCGAGATCACCGGCCAGCTCTGGCTCTTCGCGCTGCTCGGGACCGTGCTCGCCATGGTGCAGCTGCTCGTCTACGCCGTGCTGGCACGGCAGGGGCGTCGCAGCAGCCTGCTGATCTGGGCTGCGCTGCTCGCCATGGTGGCCGCCGGCGCCACGGCCGGGTCGGTCACCGAGCTGGTGGTGCGCGTGATCGTCGTCGACGCCATCCTGCTGGCCCTGCTGCTCGGGCTCACCGCCCGCCTCGTACGCCGGGACCGGACCCTCGCCCGCAGCTGA
- a CDS encoding sulfatase family protein: protein MRFRARKLFSRKAVVAAAAALVTGLGHLGPVPGDASGKRVEAAERQAARQPNIIFFLTDDMSSRHLRHMPNTRKLIFGQGASFTGFHANVPLCCPARASILTGKYAHNTGVLGNAYPGGFHGFHVGDEASRTFALALQQAGYHTSLMGKYLNGYPFMRSTPEHAVEPTYVPPGWSDWAVPIRRAFTGRNYDLNLNGEILRMQGPRNYLGDHLHDRAMTTIRRNRDRRGLALFLSFFGPHNPAPASPRERRDQELQRRVATLRAPRTPDFNEADVSDKPAYVRDLPVMGRQVRDELDAAFRRQVVSLTSIDRYVGDVVDQLRRSRQLRNTYLVFTSDHGYRLGAHRLKRGKNSPYLPDVRVPLGIRGPGIAPGTRVDALAANIDLAPTFAAMAGLTLPYVHDGESLLPLAQGEVPDAWRRYLYLHRGNVSPYATSPRGLREPATRMEQATEVRIPYFEGVVSRTHTYVVYETGEEELYDTVADPHQLENLLAPGGPGGAGVRAEMRVALARLAGCVGVEGCRVR from the coding sequence ATGAGGTTTCGGGCCCGGAAGCTGTTCAGCCGGAAGGCCGTGGTCGCAGCTGCGGCGGCTCTGGTGACCGGGCTCGGGCACCTGGGCCCCGTCCCGGGTGACGCGTCCGGGAAGCGGGTGGAGGCTGCGGAACGTCAGGCAGCGCGGCAGCCCAACATCATCTTCTTCCTGACCGACGACATGTCCTCGCGACACCTGCGCCACATGCCGAACACCCGGAAGCTGATCTTCGGGCAGGGCGCCAGCTTCACCGGCTTCCACGCCAACGTCCCCCTGTGCTGCCCGGCCCGGGCGTCGATCCTGACCGGCAAGTACGCCCACAACACCGGTGTCCTCGGCAACGCCTACCCCGGCGGGTTCCACGGCTTCCACGTCGGTGACGAGGCCAGCCGGACCTTCGCGCTCGCCTTGCAGCAGGCCGGCTACCACACCTCGCTGATGGGCAAGTACCTCAACGGCTACCCGTTCATGCGGTCGACGCCGGAGCACGCGGTGGAGCCGACCTACGTCCCTCCGGGGTGGTCGGACTGGGCGGTGCCGATCCGGCGCGCCTTCACGGGGCGCAACTACGACCTCAACCTCAACGGGGAGATCCTGCGCATGCAGGGCCCCCGCAACTACCTCGGCGACCACCTCCACGACCGCGCGATGACCACCATCAGGCGCAACCGGGACCGCCGGGGGCTGGCGCTGTTCCTCTCCTTCTTCGGTCCCCACAACCCGGCACCTGCCTCGCCGCGGGAGCGGCGCGACCAGGAGCTCCAGCGCAGGGTCGCCACCCTGAGGGCGCCACGCACCCCCGACTTCAACGAGGCGGACGTCAGCGACAAGCCGGCGTACGTCCGCGACCTGCCGGTGATGGGTCGGCAGGTGCGTGACGAGCTCGATGCGGCGTTCCGGCGCCAGGTCGTCTCGCTCACGAGCATCGACCGGTACGTCGGCGACGTGGTCGACCAGCTCCGCCGCAGCCGCCAGCTCCGCAACACCTACCTCGTGTTCACGAGCGACCACGGCTACCGTCTCGGCGCCCACCGGCTCAAGCGCGGCAAGAACAGCCCCTACCTGCCCGACGTGCGGGTGCCGCTCGGGATCCGCGGCCCCGGGATCGCGCCCGGCACCCGCGTCGACGCGCTCGCCGCCAACATCGACCTCGCCCCCACGTTCGCCGCCATGGCCGGACTCACGCTGCCCTACGTCCACGACGGGGAGTCGTTGCTCCCGCTGGCGCAGGGCGAGGTGCCGGACGCCTGGCGTCGCTACCTCTACCTCCACCGCGGGAACGTCTCGCCCTACGCCACCAGTCCGCGAGGGCTCCGGGAGCCGGCGACCAGGATGGAGCAGGCGACCGAGGTGCGGATCCCGTACTTCGAGGGCGTGGTCTCACGGACCCACACCTACGTCGTCTACGAGACAGGGGAGGAGGAGCTCTACGACACCGTGGCAGACCCCCACCAGCTCGAGAACCTGCTCGCCCCGGGCGGGCCCGGGGGAGCCGGCGTCCGTGCCGAGATGCGGGTCGCGCTGGCGAGGCTGGCGGGCTGCGTGGGTGTCGAGGGCTGTCGGGTGCGCTGA
- a CDS encoding class I SAM-dependent methyltransferase, which yields MEEAWPHPPVRVERRPVDEVESRSANGPDWDRYADEYQATHGSFLGDAGFVWGPEGLTEEEAGVLGEVADRDVLEVGSGAGQCCRWVRSRGGRAVGLDLSHRQLQHSRRIDDHTGLTVPVVLGTATHLPFADGSFDVVFSSFGALQFVSDIDRAVAESARVLRPGGRYAFSITHPTRWMFPDDPGEQGLTASQPYWDRTPYVEVDDETGEVAYVEHHRTLGDWVSLLAGAGFRITRLVEPEWPEEHDRVWGGWSRTRGLLTPGTAIFAADLG from the coding sequence GTGGAGGAAGCGTGGCCGCACCCGCCGGTGCGGGTGGAGCGGCGGCCGGTCGACGAGGTCGAGTCACGATCGGCGAACGGCCCCGACTGGGACAGGTACGCCGACGAGTACCAGGCGACGCACGGCTCGTTCCTCGGCGACGCCGGCTTCGTGTGGGGGCCCGAGGGACTCACCGAGGAAGAGGCGGGCGTGCTCGGCGAGGTGGCCGACCGCGACGTGCTCGAGGTCGGGTCGGGAGCCGGGCAGTGCTGCCGCTGGGTCCGCTCGCGCGGTGGCCGGGCGGTCGGCCTCGACCTCTCCCACCGGCAGCTGCAGCACTCGCGCCGCATCGACGACCACACCGGGCTGACCGTCCCGGTGGTGCTCGGCACCGCCACCCACCTGCCGTTCGCAGACGGCTCCTTCGACGTCGTCTTCTCCTCCTTCGGGGCGCTGCAGTTCGTCAGCGACATCGACCGGGCGGTCGCGGAGAGCGCGCGGGTGCTCCGGCCCGGCGGTCGCTACGCCTTCTCGATCACCCACCCGACCCGCTGGATGTTCCCCGACGACCCGGGCGAGCAGGGGCTGACGGCGAGCCAGCCGTACTGGGACCGCACGCCCTACGTCGAGGTGGACGACGAGACCGGCGAGGTCGCCTACGTCGAGCACCACCGGACCCTGGGCGACTGGGTGAGCCTGCTGGCCGGTGCCGGCTTCCGCATCACCCGGCTGGTCGAGCCCGAGTGGCCGGAGGAGCACGACCGGGTCTGGGGCGGCTGGTCGCGCACCCGAGGGCTGCTGACCCCCGGAACCGCGATCTTCGCGGCCGACCTCGGCTGA
- a CDS encoding phosphotransferase family protein, with the protein MDLTSLTPLEGGWSGETFLGEVAGERSVVRIYADPGDRGDAAAEIDAAVLRLVRGLLPVPEVLEVRRPDHAAGAPGLLVTSFLPGVRGDLLLPTLDEDGLARAGASLGTLVATLGGMPMLETGTFVDGSLRLEPFPLADDLPAYVEEKQGALALDPDDSARLDRVAVDAQALLDTVTRRCLVHSDVNPKNLLLDPDTLEVTGLLDWEFAHAGHPAHDLGNLLRFDREPVFVEAVLTAYVDRLGGEPDATLELARAADLFALVELASRRRDNPVAHHAFERVRAIARSGDPAAT; encoded by the coding sequence GTGGACCTGACCTCGCTGACCCCGCTCGAGGGCGGCTGGTCGGGGGAGACCTTCCTCGGAGAGGTGGCCGGCGAGCGCAGCGTGGTCCGGATCTACGCCGACCCGGGTGACCGGGGCGACGCCGCCGCCGAGATCGACGCAGCCGTCCTGCGGCTGGTGCGGGGGCTGCTCCCCGTGCCCGAGGTGCTCGAGGTACGCCGGCCCGACCACGCCGCCGGGGCGCCCGGCCTGCTGGTCACGTCGTTCCTCCCCGGCGTGCGCGGTGACCTGCTGCTGCCGACCCTCGACGAGGACGGCCTGGCCCGCGCCGGGGCCTCGCTGGGGACCCTGGTGGCGACCCTCGGCGGGATGCCGATGCTCGAGACGGGCACCTTCGTCGACGGCTCGCTCCGGCTCGAGCCCTTCCCGTTGGCCGACGACCTCCCGGCCTACGTCGAGGAGAAGCAGGGGGCGCTCGCCCTGGACCCCGACGACTCGGCCCGGCTCGACCGTGTCGCCGTGGACGCCCAGGCGCTCCTCGACACCGTCACCCGTCGCTGCCTGGTGCACAGCGACGTCAACCCCAAGAACCTGCTGCTCGACCCCGACACGCTCGAGGTCACCGGCCTGCTCGACTGGGAGTTCGCCCACGCCGGCCACCCCGCCCACGACCTGGGCAACCTGCTGCGCTTCGACCGCGAGCCGGTCTTCGTCGAGGCCGTCCTCACGGCGTACGTCGATCGGCTCGGCGGCGAGCCGGACGCGACCCTGGAGCTGGCCCGCGCCGCCGACCTGTTCGCCCTCGTGGAGCTCGCCTCGCGCCGTCGTGACAACCCCGTCGCCCACCACGCCTTCGAACGGGTCCGGGCGATCGCGCGGAGCGGCGACCCCGCCGCCACCTGA
- the rpsA gene encoding 30S ribosomal protein S1 gives MTSSTFTLPETDAPQVAVNDIGSEEDFLAAIDATIKYFNDGDIVDGTIVKVDRDEVLLDIGYKTEGVIPSRELSIKHDVDPNEVVEVGDKVEALVLQKEDKEGRLILSKKRAQYERAWGTIEQVKEEDGVVEGTVIEVVKGGLILDIGLRGFLPASLVEMRRVRDLQPYVGQTLEAKIIELDKNRNNVVLSRRAWLEQTQSEVRHGFLTQLQKGQIRKGVVSSIVNFGAFVDLGGVDGLVHVSELSWKHIDHPSEVVTVGDEVTVEVLDVDMDRERVSLSLKATQEDPWQHFARTHQIGQIVPGKVTKLVPFGSFVRVEEGIEGLVHISELAERHVEIPEQVVQVNDDVMVKIIDIDLERRRISLSLKQANETAAASDVEEFDPTLYGMTATYDEQGNYVYPEGFDPETGEWLEGFDEQRAVWEDQYAKAHARWEAHVKQQAEAAKAEVEAGEATSYSSGGTDEAAAEGGDTGGSLASDEALQALREKLTGGSN, from the coding sequence ATGACGAGCAGCACCTTCACTCTTCCGGAGACCGACGCGCCCCAGGTGGCGGTCAACGACATCGGTTCGGAAGAGGACTTCCTCGCCGCGATCGACGCGACCATCAAGTACTTCAACGACGGTGACATCGTGGATGGCACCATCGTCAAGGTCGACCGGGACGAGGTCCTGCTCGACATCGGCTACAAGACCGAGGGCGTGATCCCGAGCCGCGAGCTCTCGATCAAGCACGACGTCGACCCCAACGAGGTCGTCGAGGTCGGTGACAAGGTCGAGGCCCTGGTCCTCCAGAAGGAGGACAAGGAAGGCCGCCTGATCCTGTCCAAGAAGCGCGCCCAGTACGAGCGCGCCTGGGGCACCATCGAGCAGGTCAAGGAGGAGGACGGCGTCGTCGAGGGCACCGTCATCGAGGTCGTCAAGGGCGGCCTGATCCTCGACATCGGCCTGCGCGGCTTCCTGCCCGCCTCCCTCGTCGAGATGCGTCGCGTCCGCGACCTGCAGCCGTACGTCGGCCAGACCCTCGAGGCCAAGATCATCGAGCTCGACAAGAACCGCAACAACGTGGTCCTGTCGCGCCGTGCCTGGCTCGAGCAGACCCAGTCCGAGGTCCGCCACGGCTTCCTGACCCAGCTCCAGAAGGGCCAGATCCGCAAGGGCGTCGTCTCCTCGATCGTCAACTTCGGTGCGTTCGTCGACCTCGGCGGCGTCGACGGCCTGGTCCACGTCTCCGAGCTGTCCTGGAAGCACATCGACCACCCGTCCGAGGTGGTCACCGTCGGTGACGAGGTCACCGTCGAGGTGCTCGACGTCGACATGGACCGCGAGCGCGTCTCGCTGTCGCTCAAGGCGACCCAGGAAGACCCGTGGCAGCACTTCGCCCGGACCCACCAGATCGGCCAGATCGTGCCGGGCAAGGTCACCAAGCTGGTGCCCTTCGGCTCGTTCGTCCGCGTCGAGGAGGGCATCGAGGGCCTGGTGCACATCTCCGAGCTGGCCGAGCGCCACGTGGAGATCCCCGAGCAGGTCGTCCAGGTCAACGACGACGTCATGGTCAAGATCATCGACATCGACCTCGAGCGTCGCCGGATCTCGCTCTCGCTCAAGCAGGCCAACGAGACGGCCGCCGCGAGCGACGTGGAGGAGTTCGACCCGACCCTCTACGGCATGACCGCGACCTACGACGAGCAGGGCAACTACGTCTACCCCGAGGGCTTCGACCCCGAGACGGGCGAGTGGCTCGAGGGCTTCGACGAGCAGCGCGCGGTCTGGGAGGACCAGTACGCCAAGGCGCACGCCCGCTGGGAGGCCCACGTCAAGCAGCAGGCCGAGGCCGCCAAGGCGGAGGTCGAGGCCGGCGAGGCCACGTCGTACTCCTCCGGTGGTACCGACGAGGCCGCGGCCGAGGGTGGCGACACCGGCGGTTCGCTGGCGAGCGACGAGGCGCTGCAGGCGCTCCGCGAGAAGCTCACCGGCGGCAGCAACTGA
- a CDS encoding GlxA family transcriptional regulator: MEKVAVVVQDGAEPFGLGAMCEVWAEPYHPEDDNPVFDFVVATPRPGRVRGASGYDLHVDHDLTAAADADLVCVTPKRDYLAPSPEVVELVRAAHDRGAHVFAHCTAAFVLGEAGLLDGRRCTTHWRHVEELRERHPEALVDPDVLYVQDGSIVTGAGSAAGLDAALHLMRQQFGARTAAAAARRMVVPPHRDGGQAQFIARAVPDCDAETLGPLLTWMNENLAEDLSVDTLARRSHLSSRTFARRFREETGTTPHAWVTRQRLQGAEELLELTDHSVDWIAAEVGFGNAAALRHHFTRARGVSPQQYRRTFAGVRSA, from the coding sequence ATGGAGAAGGTGGCGGTCGTGGTGCAGGACGGCGCCGAGCCGTTCGGGCTGGGTGCGATGTGCGAGGTGTGGGCCGAGCCCTACCACCCCGAGGACGACAACCCGGTCTTCGACTTCGTGGTCGCCACCCCTCGACCAGGGCGGGTCCGCGGCGCGAGCGGCTACGACCTCCACGTCGACCACGACCTCACGGCCGCCGCCGACGCCGACCTGGTGTGCGTCACCCCGAAGCGCGACTACCTCGCGCCCTCCCCGGAGGTCGTCGAGCTGGTCCGCGCCGCCCACGACCGTGGGGCCCACGTCTTCGCCCACTGCACCGCCGCCTTCGTGCTCGGCGAGGCCGGCCTGCTCGACGGCCGGCGCTGCACCACCCACTGGCGCCACGTCGAGGAGCTGCGCGAGCGCCACCCCGAGGCGCTGGTCGACCCCGACGTGCTCTACGTCCAGGACGGCTCGATCGTCACCGGGGCGGGGTCGGCGGCAGGCCTGGACGCCGCCCTGCACCTGATGCGCCAGCAGTTCGGCGCGCGTACGGCAGCCGCGGCTGCGCGACGGATGGTCGTACCGCCCCATCGCGACGGCGGTCAGGCCCAGTTCATCGCCCGGGCGGTGCCGGACTGCGACGCCGAGACGCTCGGCCCGCTGCTGACGTGGATGAACGAGAACCTCGCCGAGGACCTCAGCGTCGACACGCTGGCGCGTCGCTCCCACCTGTCCTCGCGCACCTTCGCCCGCCGGTTCCGCGAGGAGACCGGGACCACCCCGCACGCGTGGGTGACCCGGCAGCGGCTGCAGGGCGCCGAGGAGCTGCTCGAGCTCACCGACCACTCGGTCGACTGGATCGCCGCGGAGGTCGGCTTCGGCAACGCCGCCGCGCTGCGCCACCACTTCACCCGCGCCCGCGGCGTCTCCCCGCAGCAGTACCGCCGCACCTTCGCGGGCGTGCGGAGCGCCTGA
- a CDS encoding DUF1232 domain-containing protein → MGTWLDWLFGAVAGLIAAWLLLLAALWRARPDELTAAEALRLVPDVVRLLGRLARDPDLGWGLRLWLLGLLAYLAMPIDLVPDVIPVIGYADDAVVVVLALRAVARRAGPEALRRHWPGSADGLAAVGQLTGVRVG, encoded by the coding sequence GTGGGGACCTGGCTCGACTGGCTCTTCGGAGCCGTCGCCGGCCTCATCGCAGCCTGGCTGCTCCTGCTGGCAGCCCTGTGGCGGGCGAGACCCGACGAGCTCACGGCAGCGGAGGCGCTCCGACTCGTGCCCGACGTCGTGCGGCTGCTGGGTCGGCTGGCCCGCGATCCCGACCTCGGGTGGGGTCTGCGGCTGTGGCTGCTCGGCCTGCTGGCCTACCTCGCGATGCCGATCGACCTCGTCCCGGACGTGATCCCCGTGATCGGGTACGCCGACGACGCGGTCGTCGTCGTGCTCGCCCTGCGGGCGGTGGCGAGGCGAGCCGGACCGGAGGCGCTGCGACGCCACTGGCCCGGCTCGGCGGACGGACTCGCGGCCGTGGGTCAGCTGACGGGCGTCCGGGTCGGCTGA
- a CDS encoding FAD-dependent oxidoreductase yields MQDARGNREHAVVLGGSIGGVLAARVLSDHFDRVTIVERDTMPGTGENRRGVPQGRHVHGLLPAGARVVGELFPGLVEELRDEGVPVLDDLDRLHFRVLGRLLSQQPSTLEPVVQVSRPYLEGRVRRRVLALPNVTLREGRDVMALVSTPERDRVTGVRAMPRDAVDAVQELICADLVVDAMGRAGRTPVWLEKLGYERPEEETVPVDVTYTSRPVRLRPGALERELVLVGPEPGRLTGMGLFAYEDDTWIFTVMGYAGNHPRPDPASMLAAAREVAPPEVIDALVDAEPLGEVSVHRFPASRRRRYEKLRRFPEGLLVLGDALCSFNPIYGQGMTVAAEEVLALDAALAEGDDRLARRFFKAAAAPVDVAWKLSVGSDLALPEVEGERSLEVRAVNAWVDRVLAVAEHDPVVARQFVRVIGFLDPPSALFRPTVLRRMLAARRSGPAAAPASAVVPTQPTRTPVS; encoded by the coding sequence ATGCAGGACGCACGGGGGAACAGGGAGCACGCAGTGGTGCTGGGGGGCAGCATCGGGGGAGTGCTGGCGGCACGCGTGCTCAGCGACCACTTCGACCGGGTGACCATCGTGGAACGGGACACGATGCCGGGGACCGGGGAGAACCGCCGGGGGGTGCCGCAGGGGCGGCACGTCCACGGCCTCCTCCCGGCGGGGGCCCGGGTGGTCGGGGAGCTCTTCCCCGGCCTGGTCGAGGAGCTGAGGGACGAGGGCGTCCCGGTGCTGGACGACCTGGACCGGCTGCACTTCAGGGTGCTCGGCCGGCTGCTCTCGCAGCAGCCGAGCACCCTGGAGCCGGTCGTCCAGGTCAGCCGGCCCTACCTCGAGGGGCGGGTACGTCGGCGGGTGCTGGCGCTGCCCAACGTGACGCTCCGCGAGGGACGTGACGTGATGGCGCTCGTCAGCACCCCCGAGCGCGACCGGGTCACCGGCGTCCGGGCGATGCCGCGCGACGCCGTGGACGCCGTCCAGGAGCTGATCTGCGCCGACCTGGTCGTCGACGCGATGGGCCGCGCCGGCCGGACCCCGGTCTGGTTGGAGAAGCTCGGCTACGAACGGCCCGAGGAGGAGACGGTGCCGGTCGACGTGACCTACACCAGCCGCCCGGTACGGCTGCGTCCCGGCGCGCTCGAGCGCGAGCTGGTGCTCGTCGGACCGGAGCCCGGCCGGCTGACGGGCATGGGCCTGTTCGCCTACGAGGACGACACCTGGATCTTCACCGTCATGGGGTACGCCGGCAACCACCCGCGACCCGACCCGGCCAGCATGCTCGCCGCCGCCCGCGAGGTGGCGCCGCCGGAGGTGATCGACGCGCTGGTCGACGCCGAGCCGCTGGGCGAGGTCAGCGTCCACCGCTTCCCGGCCAGCCGTCGGCGCCGTTACGAGAAGCTGCGCCGGTTCCCGGAGGGGCTGCTGGTCCTGGGGGACGCGCTGTGCAGCTTCAACCCGATCTACGGCCAGGGCATGACCGTCGCCGCCGAGGAGGTGCTCGCCCTGGACGCCGCCCTCGCCGAGGGCGACGACCGACTCGCGCGCCGCTTCTTCAAGGCGGCGGCCGCCCCGGTGGACGTCGCCTGGAAGCTCTCGGTGGGGTCCGACCTGGCGCTCCCCGAGGTCGAGGGCGAACGCTCGTTGGAGGTCCGCGCGGTCAACGCCTGGGTGGACCGGGTGCTCGCGGTCGCCGAGCACGACCCGGTGGTCGCGCGGCAGTTCGTCCGGGTCATCGGGTTCCTCGACCCGCCCTCGGCGCTGTTCCGACCCACGGTGCTGCGCCGGATGCTGGCCGCCCGCCGCTCGGGCCCCGCCGCAGCACCTGCGAGCGCGGTCGTGCCGACTCAGCCGACCCGGACGCCCGTCAGCTGA
- a CDS encoding alpha/beta fold hydrolase yields MMAPGEGSVELYSFEDCVLDPRRFELTRGGEVVHVERQVFDVLVHLLSHRDRVVPKAELLDAVWGDRFVSNSALTSRLKAARRAIGDDGHAQRLIATVHGVGYRFVGDVVDLADGAAGVQAGSARQQQEIRYCTSPDGVRIAYAVSGSGPPLVKAANWLTHLDLEWESPIWAHWIDGLSDSHRLVRYDERGCGLSDWEVDDIGIEAWVEDLELVVDSVGVERFPLMGVSQGGAVAIDYAVRHPERVSHLVLVGAYCRGRLARAETAEEREEAALDLSLGRVAWRRDDASYRQVFASQFLPDADRSHWDAFNDLQRATTSTENVVRFLDTFAHIDVSEVAPLVQCPTLVVHSRRDHRVPASQAQELAALVPDSRLVLLDSANHVLTADEPSWPVLLAEVERFVGSGPG; encoded by the coding sequence ATGATGGCGCCGGGAGAGGGGTCGGTCGAGCTGTACTCGTTCGAGGACTGCGTGCTCGACCCGCGACGGTTCGAGCTGACGCGGGGCGGGGAGGTCGTGCACGTCGAGCGCCAGGTGTTCGACGTGCTGGTCCACCTGCTCAGCCACCGCGACAGGGTGGTCCCCAAGGCCGAGCTGCTCGACGCGGTCTGGGGCGACCGGTTCGTCAGCAACTCCGCGCTCACGAGCCGGCTCAAGGCGGCACGCCGGGCCATCGGCGACGACGGGCACGCCCAGCGTCTCATCGCGACCGTCCACGGCGTCGGCTACCGGTTCGTCGGCGACGTGGTCGACCTGGCCGACGGGGCGGCGGGCGTCCAGGCTGGGTCGGCCCGCCAGCAGCAGGAGATCCGCTACTGCACCTCGCCCGACGGCGTCCGGATCGCCTACGCCGTGTCGGGCTCGGGACCGCCGCTGGTGAAGGCCGCCAACTGGTTGACCCACCTCGACCTGGAGTGGGAGAGCCCGATCTGGGCGCACTGGATCGACGGGCTGTCCGACTCGCACCGGCTGGTGCGCTACGACGAGCGCGGCTGCGGGCTGTCGGACTGGGAGGTCGACGACATCGGGATCGAGGCGTGGGTCGAGGACCTCGAGCTGGTCGTCGACTCGGTGGGCGTCGAACGGTTCCCGCTGATGGGGGTCTCCCAGGGTGGGGCGGTCGCCATCGACTACGCCGTACGCCATCCCGAGCGGGTGAGCCACCTGGTGCTCGTCGGCGCCTACTGCCGCGGGCGGCTGGCTCGCGCCGAGACCGCCGAGGAGCGTGAGGAGGCCGCCCTCGACCTCTCGCTCGGGAGGGTGGCGTGGCGGCGCGACGACGCGTCGTACCGGCAGGTCTTCGCCAGCCAGTTCCTGCCGGACGCCGACCGCTCCCACTGGGACGCCTTCAACGACCTGCAGCGGGCCACCACGTCGACCGAGAACGTGGTCCGGTTCCTCGACACCTTCGCCCACATCGACGTCTCGGAGGTGGCGCCCCTGGTGCAGTGCCCGACCCTGGTCGTCCACTCCCGGCGCGACCACCGGGTGCCGGCGAGCCAGGCGCAGGAGCTCGCGGCGCTGGTGCCCGACAGCCGGCTGGTGCTGCTCGACAGCGCCAACCACGTCCTCACCGCCGACGAGCCCTCCTGGCCGGTGCTGCTGGCCGAGGTCGAGCGCTTCGTGGGCTCCGGGCCCGGCTGA